A single Budorcas taxicolor isolate Tak-1 unplaced genomic scaffold, Takin1.1 scaffold332, whole genome shotgun sequence DNA region contains:
- the LOC128071303 gene encoding intersectin-2-like, protein MVHVIEATELKACKPNGKSNPYCEISMGSQSYTTRTLQDTLNPRWNFNCQFFIKDLYQDVLCLTMFDRDQFSPDDFLGRTEVPVAKIRTEQESKGPTTRRLLLHEVPTGEVWVRFDLQLFEQKTLL, encoded by the exons ATGGTGCATGTCATTGAAGCTACAGAACTGAAAGCCTGTAAACCAAATG GAAAGAGCAATCCATACTGTGAAATCAGCATGGGCTCCCAGAGCTACACCACCAGAACCCTCCAGGACACACTAAATCCCAGATGGAATTTTAACTGCCAGTTCTTCATTAAGGACCTCTATCAGGATGTGCTGTGTCTTACCATGTTTGACAGAGATCAGTTTTCACCAGACG ATTTCCTGGGTCGCACTGAAGTTCCAGTGGCAAAAATTCGAACAGAGCAGGAAAGCAAAGGCCCTACAACCCGCCGACTCCTGCTGCACGAGGTCCCCACTGGGGAGGTCTGGGTCCGCTTTGACCTGCAGCTTTTTGAGCAGAAAACTCTCCTGTAG
- the LOC128071304 gene encoding protein FAM228A — protein sequence MAATKMSNCGKHFGPEQLEKWPEPESVTLMEALAREDIDEAVYAILFRENCITKRLDVYFQHLDAFKERRKELLHKKWTENVAKPLQQRIMEKVISYKALEKKKQENFEYFLKHTNKTEIIFGDFYDPEVYNPFYMTKKDPNYGKVVVPPFCDPLFRRQQEIDEEQRAIFQYTTGKRCTLKEFKELEKARQYARLPQFTFSLHSMVSKERPKASARPVGSKTHSKHSPEKLVCAEEKFPPYKVKMTSDVNQTVFERRFYSSKISQESKRHEKKGLALGTGQHRPHSWAAGEGWQRRRSQPVDRRVMTAEVLGQHLAALQLGGSFQRRPAPREIRQGSCSPT from the exons GCATTAGCCAGAGAAGACATTGATGAAGCTGTATATGCAATATTATTTAGAGAAAATTGTATTACAAAG AGATTGGATGTGTATTTTCAGCATCTGGATGCttttaaggaaagaaggaaagagctgTTGCATAAAAAATGGACTGAGAATGTTGCAAAGCCTCTTCAGCAGAGAATTATGGAAAAAGTAATTTCATATAAAGcgttggagaaaaaaaaacaagagaattttgaatattttttaaagcacacaaATAAAACG gaaattatatttGGAGACTTTTATGATCCTGAAGTATACAATCCTTTTTATATGACAAAAAAGGACCCAAATTATGGAAAG GTCGTGGTCCCACCATTCTGTGATCCTCTGTTTAGAAGACAGCAAGAGATAGATGAAGAGCAGAGAGCTATTTTTCAGTACACGACAG GAAAACGATGTACcttaaaagaatttaaagagcTAGAGAAGGCCAGGCAGTATGCCAGACTGCCCCAGTTCACGTTCAGTCTCCACAGCATGGTTTCAAAGGAGAGGCCCAAAGCCTCTGCGAGGCCTGTGGGAAGCAAAACACATAGCAAACACAG TCCTGAAAAGCTTGTCTGTGCAGAAGAGAAATTTCCACCTTATAAGGTGAAAATGACTAGTGATGTAAATCAAACTGTTTTTGAAAGACGGTTTTATTCCTCGAAGATCAGCCAGGAGAGTAAAAGGCATGAGAAGAAGGGCCTG GCTTTAGGAACCGGACAGCACAGACCCCACTCCTGGGCGGCAGGAGAAGGCTGGCAGAGGCGCAGGTCACAGcccgtggacagaagagtgaTGACCGCAGAGGTCCTGGGGCAGCACCTGGCCGCCTTGCAGCTGGGAGGCAG cttccagagaaGACCTGCTCCCCGAGAAATcaggcagggctcctgcagccccACATGA